A genomic segment from Archangium lipolyticum encodes:
- a CDS encoding prephenate dehydrogenase/arogenate dehydrogenase family protein, which translates to MSRVAIVGYGRFGRALGSLLEAAGVGYRALDPVADIPEAHRAGSFQELTAGAELVVVAVPVPRMQAVLESLRPYLKPEQLVLDVGSVKVKPVHALAEVLGTKVPWVGTHPLFGPLSLAMAERPLRVVVCPNPLHPDAAKRARVFFERLGCEIIEQTPEGHDRIMAHTHALTFFVAKGMLDAGSGVDVPFAPASFKALSRTIETIRADAGHLFAAIQHDNPFAAEARSHLLGALNAIHQELEAIPPEAEAPETPHLELPALETGLPELTETRELIDQVDRELVELLARRAELARRALQAKAQAGQPVPDPAREEAMIASRRAWATERGLDAEGVEAVFRAVLRFSRRAQHTKGREPVSNF; encoded by the coding sequence ATGTCGCGAGTCGCCATCGTTGGATACGGACGGTTCGGCCGGGCGCTGGGCTCACTGTTGGAGGCGGCGGGGGTGGGCTACCGCGCGCTGGACCCGGTGGCCGACATTCCCGAGGCCCACCGGGCCGGGTCCTTCCAGGAGCTGACCGCCGGGGCGGAGCTGGTGGTGGTGGCCGTGCCGGTGCCGCGGATGCAGGCCGTGCTCGAGAGCCTGCGCCCCTACCTGAAACCAGAGCAGCTGGTGCTCGACGTGGGGAGCGTCAAGGTGAAGCCCGTGCACGCGCTGGCCGAGGTGCTCGGCACGAAGGTGCCCTGGGTGGGGACCCATCCGCTCTTCGGGCCTCTGAGCCTCGCCATGGCGGAGCGCCCGCTGCGCGTGGTGGTCTGCCCCAACCCGCTCCACCCGGACGCGGCGAAGCGGGCGCGGGTCTTCTTCGAGCGGCTGGGCTGCGAGATCATCGAGCAGACGCCCGAGGGGCACGACCGGATCATGGCGCACACGCACGCGCTCACCTTCTTCGTGGCCAAGGGGATGCTGGACGCGGGCTCGGGGGTGGACGTGCCCTTCGCGCCGGCGAGCTTCAAGGCGCTGTCACGGACCATCGAGACCATCCGCGCGGACGCCGGACACCTCTTCGCGGCCATCCAGCACGACAATCCCTTCGCGGCGGAGGCACGGAGCCATCTGCTCGGCGCGCTCAACGCCATCCATCAGGAGCTGGAGGCCATCCCTCCCGAGGCCGAGGCGCCGGAGACACCGCACCTGGAGCTCCCAGCGTTGGAGACGGGCCTGCCGGAGCTGACGGAGACACGCGAGCTCATCGACCAGGTCGATCGAGAGCTGGTGGAGCTGCTGGCCCGGAGGGCCGAGCTGGCCCGGCGCGCGCTCCAGGCCAAGGCACAGGCGGGACAGCCGGTGCCCGACCCGGCGCGAGAGGAAGCAATGATCGCCTCGCGCCGTGCCTGGGCCACCGAGCGAGGGCTGGACGCGGAGGGCGTGGAGGCCGTCTTCCGCGCGGTGCTCCGCTTCTCCCGGCGCGCCCAGCACACGAAGGGCCGAGAGCCGGTTTCGAATTTTTGA